One Spiroplasma endosymbiont of Cantharis nigra DNA segment encodes these proteins:
- a CDS encoding ABC transporter permease gives MKNIFKSYMKAFLKAWVETLGTIMFLMIFTMLIFGMLATPLQLSLKASSVKKNTNLWQEQWQGITKMDDDFIYPYIWENQEFIIEYKDMTFELNQPSEEGWLQEGTKDIIQEYAKDVVEEIAGSKTKISDEEKEELEKQQILSGLRSIIWYYTYYGNDNTINEFTTKTEARPLEVGDIFTIEGQKAIANFGDYQNRNINNYVILSILEQLKNQSNDSFLYENFINVNIKMQKGAEDHFIYNMSNVSALSGNDPYDINNIILQSGRLPEKNNEIIISDAYAKNQNKKIGDEILLGVDQPYQGSTNFPKPLPFKIVGIGLKYSSLTPINFSSFSDSIKNYGQVFLKNSFFTEEKDENGYTFSELFTTDNMTSNSALGFYLFYREETFITKNSNNYNLNELFSSNIVNSNKKDSSLTNLSILSPGTTIFKEPSEHSVIATLTNLYIITWIYVMIGAILFLLGFMFILFVLKKEINNTRKQLGVFKSLGYRTSELTWVFSLKTFLTMIIGIGIGYLLSFPFQIDSATKQFSTFVIFDFQTIYASPIFLMVLMIIVPILFAGLSYLIIFKFLNEGALSLLTSGPKKSKSDVIVLILKIIFFPALIYSLFNWIILKILRKRNKGFTFRMQHAFVSAGKGKFTLIMGLFLFSSFLFTLQLRAMPVIKNMIEGAYNIYTKDVNHYYSFKNVVPIKVSPNGIHQDITKENYGLKYENIETQKVEEFIRNSQEDKYKTTNNFSLLMSNISKARDEIMNTEYWESNKEVISGMATLTALVTPLNQKISTNQNLLNRIEVPQEIPEYSILKVTPEQMGGIFLDDIGKLACVSPLGMNYKGSCEDIESVKKYFIDDLNNILPKNQTRAEIKLSNTLVNLLTTFAKMKEGINSLLSVNKVIFNGNDEALQAILPYHIKNNNDVDIENSILRLIDTTNKIGGNTRAVVNLDSVSEKAMNELQESNKDYVNAVISFRLSKILNKNVGDVFEITLGKDKTVNIRIASINENDTLLQDIYVDYSTFIKNVNEVESIDTDELLFNSIISTKVASEGKIDLKDVAGSQRNFRYSRDTYTIASSQNKPWLGSILAPSINGNSLDKPTSVNFFMDSSVITLPILKSVINQVLGKMTKAMLMYILIDIVLLIILLIVIMNIIITDSINVITIMRSLGYKNGEINWMVMGKYISGSAISYLFAFLASLVVWSGIQAFVWGRFKVLIALPSLPWIPFVSAIILGAILYIGWTAAMLQIKKRPLTLLVS, from the coding sequence TTATTTATCCATATATTTGAGAAAATCAAGAATTCATAATTGAATATAAGGATATGACTTTTGAACTAAATCAACCTTCAGAAGAAGGATGATTACAAGAAGGAACAAAAGATATAATTCAAGAATATGCAAAGGATGTTGTAGAAGAAATTGCTGGTTCTAAAACTAAAATCTCTGATGAAGAAAAAGAAGAACTTGAAAAGCAACAAATTCTTTCAGGTCTAAGATCAATCATTTGGTATTATACATATTATGGAAACGATAATACAATTAATGAATTTACTACAAAAACTGAAGCAAGACCTCTAGAAGTGGGAGATATTTTTACTATAGAAGGTCAAAAAGCAATTGCTAATTTTGGGGATTATCAAAACAGAAATATTAATAATTATGTAATTCTTTCAATTTTAGAGCAATTAAAAAATCAATCAAATGATTCATTTTTGTATGAAAATTTTATTAATGTAAATATTAAAATGCAAAAAGGTGCAGAAGATCATTTTATTTATAATATGTCAAATGTTAGTGCACTAAGTGGAAATGATCCATATGATATAAATAATATTATTTTGCAAAGTGGAAGATTACCAGAAAAAAATAATGAAATCATTATTAGTGATGCTTACGCTAAAAATCAAAATAAAAAAATTGGAGATGAAATATTATTAGGTGTTGATCAACCTTATCAAGGCTCAACAAATTTTCCTAAACCATTGCCATTTAAAATTGTTGGTATTGGTCTAAAATACAGTTCATTAACGCCAATTAATTTCTCATCATTTTCAGATTCTATTAAAAACTATGGTCAAGTATTTTTAAAAAATAGTTTTTTTACAGAAGAAAAAGATGAAAATGGCTATACATTTAGTGAACTATTTACAACAGATAATATGACATCAAATTCTGCACTTGGATTTTACTTATTTTATCGTGAAGAAACTTTTATAACTAAGAATAGTAATAACTATAATCTTAATGAACTTTTCTCAAGCAATATAGTAAACAGTAATAAAAAAGATTCATCATTGACAAATCTATCAATTTTATCTCCTGGTACAACTATATTTAAAGAACCAAGTGAGCATAGTGTTATAGCCACATTGACAAATTTATATATAATTACATGAATTTATGTCATGATTGGAGCAATTCTATTTTTATTAGGATTTATGTTTATACTATTTGTTCTTAAAAAAGAAATTAATAATACAAGAAAGCAATTGGGAGTTTTTAAATCACTTGGATATAGAACTAGTGAGCTTACATGAGTGTTCTCACTAAAAACATTCTTAACTATGATTATAGGAATAGGAATAGGGTATTTACTTTCTTTCCCATTCCAAATTGATAGTGCAACCAAACAGTTTAGTACGTTTGTTATTTTTGACTTTCAAACAATATATGCTTCTCCAATATTTTTAATGGTCTTAATGATAATTGTGCCAATTCTATTTGCTGGACTAAGTTATTTGATCATATTTAAATTCCTTAATGAAGGAGCTTTATCTTTATTAACATCGGGACCTAAAAAAAGTAAATCAGATGTAATTGTTTTAATATTAAAAATTATATTTTTCCCTGCTTTAATTTATTCTTTATTTAACTGAATTATTTTAAAAATATTGAGAAAAAGAAATAAGGGATTTACATTTAGAATGCAACATGCATTTGTCTCTGCGGGGAAAGGTAAGTTTACTCTTATTATGGGATTATTCTTATTTAGTTCATTCTTATTTACTTTGCAATTAAGAGCAATGCCTGTAATTAAAAATATGATTGAAGGAGCTTATAATATTTATACTAAAGATGTTAACCATTATTATTCTTTTAAAAATGTTGTACCAATTAAAGTCTCGCCAAATGGAATACATCAAGATATTACAAAAGAAAATTATGGTCTTAAATATGAAAATATTGAAACTCAAAAAGTTGAAGAGTTTATTAGAAATTCACAAGAGGATAAATACAAAACTACAAATAATTTTTCTTTATTAATGTCTAATATTTCTAAGGCAAGAGATGAAATTATGAATACAGAATATTGAGAAAGTAATAAAGAAGTAATTTCTGGTATGGCTACATTAACTGCCTTAGTTACACCACTAAACCAAAAAATATCTACAAATCAAAATCTTTTAAATAGAATAGAAGTTCCTCAAGAAATTCCAGAGTATTCAATTCTAAAAGTAACTCCAGAACAAATGGGAGGTATCTTTTTGGATGATATTGGAAAATTAGCTTGTGTATCTCCTTTAGGTATGAACTATAAAGGTAGTTGTGAAGATATTGAATCTGTTAAAAAATATTTTATAGATGACTTAAATAATATTCTTCCTAAAAATCAAACAAGAGCCGAAATTAAGTTAAGTAATACTTTAGTTAATTTATTAACAACCTTTGCAAAAATGAAAGAGGGAATTAACTCTCTATTAAGTGTTAACAAAGTAATATTTAATGGAAATGATGAAGCCCTTCAAGCAATATTGCCATATCATATTAAAAATAATAATGATGTAGATATTGAAAACTCTATTTTAAGATTAATTGACACAACAAATAAAATTGGGGGAAACACAAGAGCTGTTGTAAATCTTGACTCAGTAAGTGAAAAAGCAATGAATGAATTACAAGAGAGTAATAAAGATTATGTTAATGCTGTAATATCATTTAGACTTTCAAAAATTTTAAATAAAAATGTTGGAGATGTATTTGAAATCACTTTAGGAAAAGATAAAACTGTTAATATAAGAATTGCTTCAATAAATGAAAATGATACATTGCTTCAAGATATTTATGTTGATTATTCAACATTTATAAAAAATGTAAATGAAGTTGAATCAATAGATACAGATGAGTTATTATTCAACTCAATAATAAGTACAAAAGTTGCAAGTGAAGGTAAAATTGATTTAAAAGATGTTGCTGGTTCTCAAAGAAATTTTAGATACTCAAGAGATACTTATACAATTGCATCTTCACAAAATAAGCCATGACTAGGTAGTATTTTAGCACCATCAATAAATGGAAATTCATTGGATAAGCCAACATCTGTAAATTTCTTTATGGACTCATCTGTAATTACATTACCTATATTAAAGTCTGTAATAAATCAGGTGCTTGGCAAAATGACAAAAGCAATGTTGATGTATATTTTAATTGATATAGTTCTTCTTATTATTTTATTGATAGTAATTATGAATATTATTATTACTGACTCAATAAATGTTATTACAATAATGAGGTCCCTAGGATATAAAAATGGTGAAATTAATTGAATGGTTATGGGTAAATATATCTCAGGTTCAGCAATTAGTTACTTATTTGCATTCTTAGCTTCACTTGTAGTGTGATCTGGAATTCAAGCATTCGTTTGAGGTAGATTTAAAGTATTAATAGCTTTACCTTCATTACCTTGAATACCATTTGTTTCTGCAATAATTTTAGGAGCAATTCTTTACATTGGTTGAACTGCAGCTATGCTACAAATTAAAAAACGCCCACTGACATTGCTAGTTAGTTAA